One window of the Shewanella cyperi genome contains the following:
- a CDS encoding M1 family metallopeptidase, protein MWIHSFAQGVHLSQHYHPQRDFHSFANPEQIRVEHLDLTLGIDFEQQRLQGRVRLMLDYVAPDSRCLWLDCRDLAISAVYDSKARPLDWQLCQFSEVLGQGMQISLKEASPWIEIEYQTSPSAQGLQWLSPAQTLGGELPFLFSQSQPINARSWIPLQDTPKARISFSARVMAPEGMQVVMSALNLGQRGADGAFSFEMDKPIPTHLLAIAVGDIARQEIGPRSAVFAEPGMLAAAAKEFEDIEQMMQVAENLLGPYRWQRYDMLILPPSFPFGGMENPCLAFLTPTLIAGDKSLVATVAHELAHSWTGNLVSNATWRDLWLNEGFTTYFTNRIVEAVYGTEQAQLELMIEYGRLREEMASTLRSQQTLPANLQRSDPNLAFNRFTYDKASMFVHFLERRIGRERFDRALRDYLAHFAFQAITTEDFVAYAEQHLLSAFADCLSKAELMEWIYGSGLPPSFVAPSSSSLTKVDDALASWLNGQPALSLDVAKWRVQHWQYFFSRLPECLSQAQLMELDDSFGFSDSGNCEIACDWFRVAIRNNYDPVLPALGAFLARIGRAKFVRPLYLELQLAGYQQELGDIYRRARPGYHPSLQVQLDRILAWE, encoded by the coding sequence ATGTGGATTCATTCATTTGCGCAGGGCGTTCACTTGAGTCAGCACTATCACCCCCAGAGGGATTTTCACTCTTTCGCCAATCCGGAGCAGATCCGGGTGGAACACCTGGATTTAACCCTCGGTATCGATTTCGAGCAACAAAGGCTTCAGGGGCGGGTGCGTCTTATGCTGGATTATGTGGCGCCGGACAGCCGCTGTCTGTGGCTGGATTGCCGGGATTTGGCTATCTCGGCCGTTTACGATTCTAAAGCTCGCCCTTTGGATTGGCAGTTGTGCCAGTTCAGCGAGGTATTGGGGCAGGGGATGCAAATAAGCCTCAAGGAGGCCAGCCCCTGGATTGAGATAGAATACCAAACCTCACCATCGGCACAGGGACTGCAGTGGCTGAGCCCGGCGCAAACCCTGGGAGGCGAACTGCCATTTCTGTTTTCCCAGTCCCAGCCCATCAATGCCCGCAGTTGGATCCCGCTGCAGGATACCCCAAAGGCCAGAATAAGTTTCAGCGCCAGGGTTATGGCCCCAGAAGGGATGCAGGTGGTGATGAGCGCCTTGAATCTGGGACAGCGCGGCGCCGACGGTGCCTTCAGCTTTGAGATGGACAAACCTATCCCGACCCATTTGCTGGCCATAGCGGTCGGCGACATAGCCCGGCAGGAAATTGGTCCACGCAGCGCCGTGTTTGCCGAGCCAGGTATGCTGGCGGCCGCGGCAAAGGAATTTGAAGACATAGAACAGATGATGCAGGTGGCCGAGAATTTGCTCGGTCCCTATCGCTGGCAACGTTACGATATGCTGATCCTGCCGCCGAGTTTCCCCTTCGGCGGCATGGAAAATCCCTGTTTGGCCTTTTTGACCCCCACCCTGATCGCAGGAGACAAGAGCCTGGTCGCTACAGTGGCCCACGAGCTGGCCCATTCCTGGACCGGTAACCTGGTCAGTAATGCCACCTGGCGCGATCTCTGGCTCAATGAGGGCTTTACCACCTATTTCACCAACCGCATAGTGGAAGCGGTTTATGGTACCGAGCAGGCGCAACTGGAGCTGATGATAGAGTACGGTCGGCTGCGGGAGGAGATGGCTTCTACCTTGAGGTCACAACAGACCTTGCCCGCCAATCTGCAGCGCAGCGATCCCAACCTGGCCTTCAATCGCTTTACCTACGACAAGGCGTCGATGTTTGTCCATTTCCTCGAAAGACGCATTGGCCGCGAGCGTTTTGACAGGGCATTGCGCGATTATCTGGCGCATTTCGCCTTCCAGGCCATTACCACGGAAGATTTTGTCGCCTATGCCGAGCAGCATCTGCTGTCGGCCTTCGCCGATTGCCTGAGCAAAGCGGAACTCATGGAGTGGATTTATGGCTCGGGCCTGCCTCCAAGCTTTGTGGCCCCCAGCTCTTCCAGTTTGACCAAGGTCGACGACGCACTGGCGAGTTGGCTTAACGGCCAGCCGGCACTGTCCCTCGATGTGGCCAAATGGCGGGTGCAACATTGGCAATATTTCTTTTCCCGTTTGCCTGAATGTCTCAGCCAGGCACAGTTGATGGAACTGGATGACAGCTTTGGTTTCAGTGACAGCGGCAATTGCGAAATTGCCTGCGACTGGTTCCGGGTCGCCATTCGCAATAACTACGATCCTGTTTTGCCTGCGTTGGGGGCGTTTTTAGCCCGTATTGGTAGGGCGAAATTTGTCCGTCCCCTGTATCTGGAACTGCAATTGGCGGGTTATCAGCAGGAGCTTGGCGACATTTATCGCCGTGCCCGCCCCGGCTACCATCCGTCACTGCAGGTGCAATTGGATCGCATTTTGGCTTGGGAATAG
- a CDS encoding glutathione peroxidase, with translation MSSIYDVSVTRIDGSTQSMADYRGKVLLIVNTASKCGFTPQYQALEQLYRDYKDRGFAILGFPCNQFGAQEQGSESEIQSFCELNFGVSFPLFAKLEVNGANSHPLYQHLKDAAPGLLGSRSIKWNFTKFLVDADGRVLERFAPTTKPEALTQKIESLLPQS, from the coding sequence ATGAGTTCAATTTACGATGTGAGCGTGACCCGCATAGATGGCAGTACCCAGTCCATGGCCGACTACCGCGGTAAGGTGCTGCTGATAGTCAATACCGCCAGTAAATGTGGTTTCACCCCGCAGTATCAGGCACTTGAGCAATTATACCGGGACTACAAGGACAGAGGTTTTGCCATACTCGGCTTTCCCTGCAATCAGTTCGGCGCCCAGGAACAGGGCAGTGAGAGCGAGATCCAATCCTTCTGTGAGCTGAATTTCGGCGTCAGCTTTCCCCTGTTCGCCAAGCTTGAGGTCAACGGAGCCAACAGCCATCCTCTCTACCAGCATCTGAAAGACGCCGCCCCCGGCCTGCTCGGCAGCCGCAGCATCAAATGGAACTTCACCAAGTTTCTGGTCGATGCTGATGGTCGGGTGCTGGAGCGTTTTGCGCCCACCACCAAACCCGAGGCGCTGACGCAAAAAATCGAGTCGCTGCTGCCGCAGTCATAG